The DNA sequence GCAAGTTGTACAACCACAAAGGATGCCTTAAAATTAAGATAACTCTGTCCTTAAAATTAAGATAACTGTCTATCCAAATTGCAAAAACCCGTTGCACTACTCTCTTAAATAGTCCCTGCATCAACATGTTCAAAATTTTATCCTACAAAGTATCATTGCAGAATAAACACAATGAAAAAACAAGGCACATGCTCACCCACAACTTCATAAAATAGCAACAGCAAAACTTTATCAGCAAGTGCATTAGTGAGCCTAATTTCCACAGAATAAAATCTTCATCCTGGACAGGCCCAAAATGAAGAGTTGCAGTTGCACACAACATACTACAAACTCTCTTTAAAAATATGCACCATAACTCCTTATTCAAACACAAAACAGTACTAAAAAGCTAAATTACTAATTAAAAGGAACTGAAATGCCAACAGAGTAAAGCAACTACATTCATATATGCAATTGGGTTTCTAAGTTCTAACCAAATATCCATCCTTTTATATCCATAAATACAgcattcaacaacaataatacttACATTGTAGTTTGGGCAACCCAAGAACGGTCTCCCTGGATTAGAATCCATCCCTGACCACCGCAGCACTGGTCTCGACCTGCAACCACACCATTCTGGCAAACGCGATTCTCTGTTTCTATTCATTCTCCTCATGATGCTTTCAAATGATCGTGGGTTGTTCGAGCTCCCAGCTGCATTGCTTGCACTTGCCATAACAGTCGGACTTCAAAGCTGGGGAAGACAAGAACAGAGAaccaaagagaagagaagataGAGCGCTGTGGGCTTCAAAATTGGGGATTAGGGTTTCAACTTGATTTGAGGAACCAAATTGATTCCGAACAGTTTACTCTGCTACATCAGCTAGCCATTGTAATGCCCACGTGTCACGAAGCCTGCCAACTCAGCTTTTCGGTAGCACCAGGTGGGCAGAAATTGCCGGAAGGACAAGTTTGAGTCCCGAAGtgtaatttcaaggataaatatGGGTAACTTTTAAATTCAGGGACTACTATAGGACTCGAATACAACTTCAGGAACTACATTGAGACTTAACTCATGAGATATCAGGGTTCATGAGCAAgcattaataaaattgaaaattttcttttagtGTGATGAATAACTAAagatgtttttgttttattttttaaattatttaaaattataaaactaaagttagttgaattttaaaatttaattaatttaaatagataatttttgttcgataaaaaaaagaatatttagattttttttgtaaaattaaataattttttttgtttaattaaattataagagtgttttagtaaaattattgatataatatatatttttctaaaaaaaattaaatgttgacATGGATAATATAATCCACATGTctgtttgttatttatttatgctTTTATTGTATCGATAGGTATGAATTTATCATTGTATCGGAGTAAACACcaaaaacatttcatcaaactaCTTAACTTGAATGCATCATGATTTTCATTCAttgcttttattattaattttacatggtAGGGAGTGGGGGAAAGGGGAAGCTTCTATTATACATGTACAGCAGCCCCCTACCATCCCCCAAACTGTGTTCATATGACGGTGCTATCTTGTATTGTTGCCTTTTCCATTACAACGGTGATTCCTGATCGAATGTAGAACCCATCTGCTGACCTATCTGCTTCTTCAACTCCCTATACAGAGAAAGCAATGCATTGGTTCGGTTAggcatacacacacacacacacacactggaCCGGAATAACTGCTAACTCATCAAAAGGGTAGCTATGCTTACTTCTCTGTTTGCAATGATGACATCTTTCCCGATCTTTGCATTCTTGTCAATAATGCAGTTCCTAATTTTGGTGTTCCTTCCAATCCCAATTGGGACTTTCCCTTCTGCCATCAAAGAAGCAATTTCGGCTTCTGTTTGGTAATAGTCTGCTCCCATCATTACAGTGTCCTGTAAAACATGGTTTCATCATAAAATGAGTGTTGTGCTGCATGGACTGGACCGTCCTTGGTCAAGAATTTATGGTAACTTACCTGAAGCTCAACGCCATAATCCAACCGCGAACGTTCACCAACAATGGAATGTTGGACTGTAGATTCTCTAAGGAAACATCCGTGAGAGATAATTGCATCCACAATCTGCCAAagaaaaactcaaatacaatgaGTGAGAGATCTTATGATGATGTTTTTTATACTTAAGATTCTATAAGATAGACTATTGTACCTTGCAATTCTCAATCTTTGTTGGTGGTAGGAATCCTGGAGATGTGAAAATGGGTTTCTTGGGATCATAAAATTCGAACTTTGGATTCTGCAAGATAGTAGCACAAAGCAGATATTAGCTCTAATAAACTGAACTACAACAAACAAATTTTGTCACTCTAGCAGGCTCATTGTATCGCAGAATGAGGAtaagaaaatgagaaaaatggCTTGGCTAAACCCACCTCTTTGGTAAGAGCAAGGTTAGCATCAAAAAAGGATTTTATTGTTCCAATGTCTTCCCAATAGTCTCCAAAAAAGTATGACTGCAAAAATTCAACTTTACATTGTTAGCTCCTGATAAATGGCAGATAATGTTCCTTGTAGAATGGATAGAAAAACATTTCGTAGAATTTCTCTTACATGGACATTGTATTCCTCCACGGCTGAAGGAATGATTTCAGATCCGAAGTCATTGGATGCAGGATATCTCCATTTCAGAAGATCGAGTAAGACATCTGTTTTGAATACATAGACCCCCATAGAGGCAACGTATGGTGACATTGATGCATCTTGAGGTGACAACCCAAGAAAAGAGGTATCTACATGCTGCAAAGAATCAAACATAGATACAAATGAAAGTTTAAGATTGCAAATGAAGTCCATATAATCTGTGTATGTTTTAAGTCTATACTAGCAAAGCTTTGCCATGTTAGATGCATTACCATTGCTTTTAGATCATCATCCTTTGGTTTTTCTGAAAATTGGATGACTCGGCCTGTGTCATCTACTTTGACCAGTCCATAATCTGATGCACGGCTGAACAGAAAGCAGGCAAATGGcaattaaacagaaaaaaaataataaatttggaatttttattttgaaaaaaagtaGTTGCTTCTATTCACTTTAGAGTGAAATTTAAGTAAAATACTTGTATTATAATAGCAGAAAAAGACTCAAAATACCTTTCTCCCACAGCAGCGCAAGAAACTGTGATATCAGCATTTCTATCAACATGACTCTGTTTATTTGTTGTAGACACATGAGAAAAGTTTGGAAAATGATATGAAGTAATTATGAACCTGATATAACAATCTGAATATATACCTGCACGAGATCCATGTAATCCATTCGGTATAGATGATCTCCGGCCAAGATCAATACATTCTCAACATTTCTGTTCTTGGCATCCtacaaaaaatattctattaaaaaacaaagaagagaggGCATATAATCAATTGACAAATAAAATCAGTTCCCCACCTCAAACACCCATGTAAATTGCCTCACAGCATCAGCAGTTCCTTGGAACCAATTCTTTCCAGCTTCTCCTGGTGTTTGAGTAGCAGCCAAAACCTGTTTGGCACTTAGTTGAATTTGATTAGTCCTCATGAATAGAAACAAACTCTAGTGGCTTCTATTTGTCTATCAATAAAAGCTAGTAGAGTTGCCGCCCAATGTCCATGTTAAGGGTGGTGACATACCTCCACAAAGCCATCCCCAAAGCTGATGCCATTTCCAAAATAGGTGCGTGCAATGTGACGATTTAGGGAAGCAGAGTTGAACTGTGTCAGCACAAATATCTTGTTAATGCCACTGTTGATGCAGTTACTCATTGGAATATCTATGAGCCTGTAGCATCCACCAACAGGTACCTGCAAAATGCACACAAAATTAACGTTGTACCGCCAAGATTAAAAGGGTAAGACTGTTGCGCTTACAGCAGGGGTTGCAGCTCGTTTGGTGAGAGGAAAAAGATGAGCCCCTGATCCTCCTCCCAGTATGATGGAAACAACATTGTTTGGGTCAGCCCCAACCTTTTTCTTAAGGAAAGATGGCACTTGTAGTGTCTGATTCTGAAATTGAAGtgcataataaaaataaaaatgcagcCAAGGAAACAAAGAACATAATTCTACAATCATTCAAAagaataatctttttttttttcccgttCCAGAACTGATCTTACCAGGGTTTGTTTGGTGGAATTTTTTGAAGTAAGAACAGCAGAAACACCGCCAGGCTTGACCCACTTGTGGGCAGCTTTAACGACACGGGGGCTGCTATTGAAGCTCCTTTTGATTCTTTCACCGAAGAAGCCATTCTCTTGATGAAAGATATCACCTTTCTCTGTGTTTGGTAAATGGGTATTGGCTTGGAAGGTCACACATGCAGACGCCATTGCAGAAAAGAAACCTCCAGATGAAACAAAAACCAAACAAATGAAGTAGGAAGAGTTTGATACAACGAAAAAATGGGGATCCCGAGAAGCAATCAGAAGAGGTAATAGTTAAGAATTTTGAAGGTAAATTATTGGAGGGAATGTGAATGTGAACGATCGAGTGGTTTTGAAGGCTAGTAATGGCCGCCTTTATTGGCTTGTGAGCCAGGGAGAGAGACCCTAATTTATTATGACTAATGAATGAATGACTTATTTTTATGATATAATAAGGTTGGGGAAAAAATCTTCTGGTTTTGGTAACGTGAAATCCCCTAAAAGAAAAgacaatagtagaaaaataatgaatgaCCCGTATTGATTGTTTTTTCCACTATAGCCCATGGCTCTGAATTCCCTTAGTCCAAGTTTCTAGGCGTCTCTTACACATGGCCAACCCATTAACCGACGAAATGCAATGCCATTTTC is a window from the Arachis hypogaea cultivar Tifrunner chromosome 17, arahy.Tifrunner.gnm2.J5K5, whole genome shotgun sequence genome containing:
- the LOC112765404 gene encoding glucose-1-phosphate adenylyltransferase large subunit 1, with product MASACVTFQANTHLPNTEKGDIFHQENGFFGERIKRSFNSSPRVVKAAHKWVKPGGVSAVLTSKNSTKQTLNQTLQVPSFLKKKVGADPNNVVSIILGGGSGAHLFPLTKRAATPAVPVGGCYRLIDIPMSNCINSGINKIFVLTQFNSASLNRHIARTYFGNGISFGDGFVEVLAATQTPGEAGKNWFQGTADAVRQFTWVFEDAKNRNVENVLILAGDHLYRMDYMDLVQSHVDRNADITVSCAAVGESRASDYGLVKVDDTGRVIQFSEKPKDDDLKAMHVDTSFLGLSPQDASMSPYVASMGVYVFKTDVLLDLLKWRYPASNDFGSEIIPSAVEEYNVHSYFFGDYWEDIGTIKSFFDANLALTKENPKFEFYDPKKPIFTSPGFLPPTKIENCKIVDAIISHGCFLRESTVQHSIVGERSRLDYGVELQDTVMMGADYYQTEAEIASLMAEGKVPIGIGRNTKIRNCIIDKNAKIGKDVIIANREGVEEADRSADGFYIRSGITVVMEKATIQDSTVI